From Amphritea atlantica, a single genomic window includes:
- a CDS encoding ATP/GTP-binding protein, producing MKDPKIIFFGPVGAGKTTAIATITNNTCATTDARISDTGQRRKSRTTVAMDYALLESGGKRIHLYGTPGQERFRFMWEMISTELAHDCSGHIMLLDNTRNHPRKDLEFYLNNFTMYNPSTPLVIGVTGSDLATTPTRADYARWLAELEIKAPLFFIDARRTEDVQLLIDEILQPEIPENVAADDDSLWQTEEEMSLEELFAPDNHYALFTPGLIDEVESIDAVTGTALLNCQNHPEHSSLTYSELKALQAFTAGIPPVRQRIDNPGSVESFSLNTQGEGYYLIMLADNQTLGVHCNGQLSLLSLKQEIDNRLQWSDRLAIPTA from the coding sequence ATGAAAGACCCCAAAATCATCTTCTTTGGCCCGGTTGGCGCCGGCAAAACAACCGCTATCGCCACGATCACTAACAACACGTGTGCGACCACTGACGCGCGCATCTCTGATACAGGCCAGCGACGTAAAAGCAGAACGACAGTGGCAATGGATTATGCGCTGCTGGAAAGCGGTGGTAAACGGATTCACCTGTATGGCACTCCGGGGCAGGAGCGGTTTCGGTTTATGTGGGAGATGATTTCAACCGAACTGGCCCATGACTGTAGCGGTCACATCATGCTGCTGGATAACACCCGCAACCATCCCCGCAAAGACCTCGAGTTCTACCTGAATAATTTCACTATGTACAATCCGTCCACCCCTCTGGTTATTGGCGTTACCGGAAGTGATCTGGCGACGACCCCCACCCGGGCTGATTATGCAAGATGGCTTGCTGAACTGGAGATCAAAGCTCCGCTATTTTTTATCGACGCTCGCCGGACTGAAGATGTACAGCTACTGATTGACGAAATCCTGCAACCGGAAATACCCGAAAATGTTGCTGCTGATGATGACAGCCTGTGGCAAACGGAAGAGGAAATGAGTCTCGAGGAACTGTTTGCACCGGACAACCATTACGCGTTATTTACACCCGGACTGATTGATGAAGTTGAAAGCATCGACGCGGTAACCGGAACCGCTTTATTGAACTGCCAAAACCACCCCGAACATTCATCCCTGACATACTCTGAACTGAAAGCACTACAGGCGTTTACTGCCGGGATTCCCCCGGTTCGCCAGCGGATCGATAATCCTGGTTCTGTCGAAAGCTTCTCACTGAATACTCAGGGAGAGGGGTATTACCTGATTATGCTGGCTGACAACCAGACTTTAGGCGTTCACTGCAATGGGCAGCTAAGCCTGCTTTCCCTCAAGCAGGAGATCGATAACCGGTTACAGTGGTCTGACAGATTGGCTATACCGACAGCCTGA
- a CDS encoding DUF2788 domain-containing protein: MRLAEIEAISLNVGITIFAAYVFFIIYDLAKKSNAGKFGTAVLFFALGLGLTAFLVKTVVVYMMEG; this comes from the coding sequence GTGCGTCTGGCAGAAATTGAAGCGATATCTCTGAATGTGGGCATCACAATCTTCGCCGCTTACGTTTTTTTTATCATCTATGATCTGGCGAAGAAATCAAATGCGGGCAAGTTTGGCACGGCGGTTCTGTTCTTTGCTCTGGGGCTGGGTCTGACGGCCTTTCTGGTAAAAACAGTCGTCGTCTACATGATGGAAGGCTGA
- a CDS encoding 2OG-Fe(II) oxygenase family protein, with protein sequence MHQAEILIEDINVWETQMFTVQNPLHGAIRDPLLKLIYRLRDNQQQAIESEVAPTAKHALYESSLDLLQHPDPVISELREFIEEMLITVASAVNEPFWPEGAQARADIVESWFHVTENGGYHDTHAHPNCSWCGIYYVDAGECDIQSRNGINRFYDPRHGADQYLDAGTAYLNGTGSWDFAAVEGQVVIFPSYLKHAAMPYFGQKDRVVIAFNSQIHFQE encoded by the coding sequence ATGCATCAGGCTGAAATCCTTATCGAAGATATCAATGTCTGGGAAACCCAGATGTTTACCGTGCAGAATCCACTGCACGGTGCTATCCGTGACCCTCTTCTGAAACTGATCTACCGCTTACGGGATAATCAGCAACAGGCCATCGAGAGCGAGGTTGCCCCGACAGCAAAACACGCGCTTTATGAGAGTTCCCTGGATCTGTTACAACACCCTGATCCGGTTATTTCAGAGCTACGGGAGTTTATTGAGGAGATGCTGATCACCGTTGCCAGTGCCGTTAATGAACCGTTCTGGCCTGAAGGCGCTCAGGCCAGGGCAGATATTGTTGAGTCCTGGTTTCATGTCACCGAAAACGGTGGTTATCATGACACCCATGCTCATCCGAACTGCTCCTGGTGTGGTATCTACTATGTAGATGCCGGAGAGTGCGATATCCAGAGTCGTAATGGCATCAACCGCTTCTACGACCCGCGCCACGGAGCTGATCAGTATCTTGATGCCGGTACAGCCTATCTCAACGGTACCGGCAGCTGGGACTTTGCTGCCGTTGAAGGCCAGGTGGTTATATTCCCCTCCTACCTTAAGCATGCTGCGATGCCCTATTTTGGTCAGAAAGACCGGGTGGTGATCGCGTTTAACAGTCAGATCCATTTTCAGGAATAA
- a CDS encoding pyridoxamine 5'-phosphate oxidase family protein encodes MSESQVDHQAVEQLNRLLQTSKTLQLATQGKNGPEASYSPFVLSEGDLYIFVSELASHTLNLMRSPAVGVMLIEDEAMSRNLFARNRVTLQCQASEVRRDATEYAPVMALYREEHGTTVDLLLTLPDFKLFRLTPDQGRLVLGFGRAFTLQMPDFLLQPVTADTIQN; translated from the coding sequence ATGTCAGAGTCGCAGGTAGACCATCAGGCGGTGGAGCAGCTGAATCGCCTGTTGCAAACAAGCAAAACACTGCAGCTGGCAACTCAGGGAAAGAACGGGCCTGAAGCAAGCTACTCACCGTTCGTTTTAAGTGAGGGTGATCTCTATATTTTTGTCAGTGAGCTTGCCAGCCATACGCTTAACCTGATGCGTTCGCCCGCAGTCGGTGTGATGCTGATTGAGGATGAGGCGATGAGTCGAAATCTGTTTGCCCGAAACCGGGTTACCCTGCAGTGTCAGGCCAGTGAGGTTCGTCGTGACGCCACTGAATATGCTCCGGTCATGGCGCTGTACCGGGAGGAGCATGGCACTACTGTGGACCTGTTGCTCACCTTGCCGGATTTTAAACTGTTTCGCCTGACGCCGGATCAGGGGCGTTTAGTTTTGGGCTTTGGGCGGGCATTCACACTGCAGATGCCCGACTTTTTGCTGCAACCCGTTACCGCCGACACAATACAGAACTGA
- a CDS encoding TIGR02647 family protein codes for MPLTNDIQEEINMLIRFSQSSDHQGLKVHQDTAAPELVEATQRLFDKKLITLFDGGYLTPLGHEAADQAHALLNILNAPK; via the coding sequence ATGCCTTTGACAAACGATATTCAGGAAGAGATTAATATGCTGATTCGCTTTAGCCAGAGCAGCGATCATCAGGGTCTCAAGGTACATCAGGACACTGCCGCGCCGGAACTGGTTGAGGCCACTCAACGCCTGTTTGATAAAAAGCTCATCACGCTGTTTGATGGCGGCTATCTGACACCGCTTGGCCATGAAGCTGCAGATCAGGCTCACGCGCTGCTGAACATTCTCAACGCGCCTAAGTAA
- a CDS encoding disulfide bond formation protein B, with product MFNTLNCFFRSPWYWLAMIFAGMTMECIALYYQYVLNYGPCVLCIHVRIWVMAFILLGILGLLGHKSRPMNILISLLTVVAAVGLTERSWMTFAIERNLIEGSCTMGSGLPDWFALDRWFPAMFEPWELCGWTPELLFGITMAEALLVTSAIAVITTLLATFSLYRKA from the coding sequence ATGTTTAACACGCTCAACTGTTTCTTCCGCAGCCCCTGGTACTGGCTTGCCATGATATTTGCCGGTATGACGATGGAGTGCATAGCGCTCTATTACCAGTATGTTCTCAACTATGGTCCCTGTGTACTCTGCATCCACGTACGCATCTGGGTGATGGCCTTTATTCTATTGGGAATCCTGGGGCTCCTTGGCCACAAAAGCCGACCCATGAATATTCTGATCAGTCTTCTGACCGTGGTTGCCGCTGTCGGGTTAACTGAACGCTCCTGGATGACCTTCGCGATCGAGCGCAACCTGATAGAAGGCAGTTGTACCATGGGTTCGGGCCTGCCAGACTGGTTTGCACTGGACCGGTGGTTCCCCGCAATGTTTGAGCCCTGGGAACTGTGCGGCTGGACCCCTGAACTGCTATTCGGTATTACCATGGCTGAAGCGCTGCTGGTAACCTCGGCGATCGCCGTGATAACCACACTGCTTGCAACGTTCTCCCTGTACAGAAAAGCTTAA
- a CDS encoding IS110 family transposase — MSIKVLGIDLGKSSFHLIGRDSHDKQVCKKKLSRHQLITFIAQLPPCIIAFEACGGAHWLGRLCMSYGHDVRLIPPQYVKPFVKGNKNDFIDAQAITEAAGRPDMRFVAVKSVDAQSQVVVHRVREGFVAERTACMSRIGALLLEFGLSLPRGHSAMKKLFSWLSTQKVTLCPAIIGELQVMHDHYRYLNEQIAEQDIKIVRQVKQSSRCQLLKTVPGIGDMTASQLAAEVGNAHQFKSGREMAAWLGLVPRQYSTGGRSKLLGISKRGNKRLRCLLVHGARAILSRLDNYRGPMYDWLRKLRASKSFNTVCIALANKLSRIAYAVLSKNEPYQSQQV, encoded by the coding sequence TCTTTTCATTTAATTGGTCGTGATTCTCACGATAAGCAAGTCTGCAAAAAGAAACTCTCTCGTCATCAGCTCATTACTTTTATAGCACAACTACCGCCATGCATTATTGCGTTTGAAGCATGCGGTGGCGCGCACTGGTTAGGCCGTCTCTGCATGAGTTATGGTCACGACGTCCGATTAATCCCGCCTCAATATGTTAAACCTTTTGTTAAAGGTAATAAAAACGACTTCATTGATGCGCAAGCGATTACTGAGGCGGCAGGTCGTCCGGATATGCGGTTTGTCGCAGTGAAGTCAGTTGACGCACAAAGTCAGGTAGTCGTACATCGAGTACGTGAAGGCTTCGTAGCGGAGCGCACAGCTTGTATGTCACGTATTGGCGCGCTGTTATTGGAATTCGGTTTATCCCTTCCACGTGGTCACTCAGCGATGAAAAAGCTGTTTTCATGGCTAAGCACACAAAAAGTTACACTATGCCCAGCCATCATAGGTGAGCTTCAAGTGATGCATGATCACTACCGCTACTTAAATGAGCAAATAGCCGAACAAGATATAAAAATCGTTAGGCAGGTTAAGCAAAGCAGTCGTTGCCAGCTACTAAAAACCGTTCCTGGTATTGGTGATATGACTGCAAGCCAATTAGCAGCAGAAGTGGGCAATGCTCATCAGTTTAAAAGCGGTCGAGAAATGGCTGCTTGGTTAGGGTTGGTGCCGCGGCAATATTCGACAGGAGGGAGGTCGAAGTTATTAGGTATTAGTAAGCGTGGAAATAAACGCCTTAGATGCTTATTAGTGCACGGAGCCAGAGCGATCCTATCACGATTGGATAACTATCGGGGGCCGATGTATGACTGGCTAAGAAAGCTGAGAGCAAGTAAATCATTTAATACGGTCTGTATTGCTCTGGCAAACAAGCTGTCACGAATAGCGTATGCTGTTTTAAGCAAGAATGAGCCTTACCAGTCACAGCAGGTTTAA